The Coffea arabica cultivar ET-39 chromosome 3c, Coffea Arabica ET-39 HiFi, whole genome shotgun sequence genome contains a region encoding:
- the LOC140038093 gene encoding uncharacterized protein — MLLLVYECSSILTKCEGYACAYRLVVDMETRGQRKGRQPRQPRNERVANGSDIDQNVELSAGRGNDQIGQVLTRMTDILELLVAQQGQGVGQGNQRGNQEIGEDRALERFQKFSPPKFAGGPDPEVAENWLENIRNIFDALDYTEERQVTFAVFQLEGAARAWWNVIRNKWERDQTPRIWINFVREFNEKFLPPLVQEKREDDFIKLRQGTLSVAEYETRFTKLSTYAPELVATERKRIRRFIQGLDLEIQDALAAAQVETFSDALEKAQRVESTKSQLRAFQKRKRDTSDSTLGKNGPPPKVRKEVDEVGLLLPAPLMIKEPKGTMSRGTSVGQTRSKKTSQASQVTTPRPTCGYCGRTNHTEENCWLKGRKCMGCGSTNHKVHDCPRRYPRETTAQQGNGTVPRQVNGRRNRPMASERTHDMNTPHGSELSEITEGMNFEDEILLRRGGCEDSQNLLI, encoded by the coding sequence ATGTTGCTACTGGTATATGAGTGTAGTTCAATTTTAACTAAGTGTGAGGGTTATGCATGTGCGTATAGATTAGTTGTggacatggaaactagaggacaacgaaagggacgtcaacctagacaaccccgaaatgaaagagtagcTAATGGGTCCGATATCGATCAAAACGTTGAGCTAAGTGctgggagaggaaatgaccagataggacaagttttaactcgcatgacggatatcctagagctcttggtagctcaacaaggtcaaggtgttggacaaggaaaccaacgtggaaaccaagagataggggaggatcgagctttagagcggtttcagaaattctctccgcccaagtttgctggagggcctgatccagaggtggctgagaattggttagaaaatataagaaatatattcgatgccttggattacacagaggagagacaagtcacatttgctgtatttcaacttgaaggagcagcccgagcatggtggaatgttataagaaataagtgggaaagagatcaaactccgaGAATTTGGATAAACTTCGTGcgtgaatttaatgagaaatttcttcctccacttgtccaagaaaagagagaagatgattttataaagcttcgtcaaggaactttaagcgtagctgagtatgaaacacgctttacgaagttatctacatatgccccagaattggtggctactgaacggaagagaataagacggtttatccaaggattagatttggaaatccaagatgcccttgccgcagcacaggttgaaacatttagtgacgctcttgaaaaagcgcaaagggtagaaagcacaaaatctcaactgagagcttttcaaaaaaggaaaagagatacatctgacagtacactaggaaaaaatggaccaccacccaaagttagaaaagaagtggatgaagtaggactgttacttcctgcaccactcatgataaaggaaccaaaaggaactatgtcacgagggacttcagtaggacaaacacgatcaaagaaaacctcgcaagcaagtcaggtcacaacacctcgtccgacttgtggatattgtggaaggacgaatcacactgaagaaaactgttggctaaagggacgaaagtgtatgggatgtgggagtaccaatcataaagttcatgactgtccaaggaggtatccacgagaaactactgctcaacaaggaaatggaactgttcctcgacaagtcaatggaaggagaaaccgaccaatggcatctgaaagaacgcatgacatgaacacaccacacggttcagagttgtctgagattacagaaggtatgaatttcgaggacgaaattcttttaaggaggggaggttgtgaggactcgcaaaatttacttatttaa